Genomic DNA from Dermacentor silvarum isolate Dsil-2018 unplaced genomic scaffold, BIME_Dsil_1.4 Seq4651, whole genome shotgun sequence:
gcgcgtgcgccgatccacgcttcgcgagacgtctcgcgtggctcggagcggggcaacggtatggacgaacacagatcgttcgaacgcgctaaccgttcgcgtgaccgtacagtgaacgactaggcgatggtgtcacagcatggggcgaacatattcgctcgctatcggtcgcggtgagtcggacttgcttgatttgtcgcgcgcccatgtgcatgttcaattggttgtaattcgggtagtgtgcattagtgtatgaaaggtgcaataaagcCCTTTTgatgtttgcactactgtgttgtcgttcccttgttccaagagcatgtgtgagtcccacaagtggtctatactgttttagtttttttttagtttcctgATATTCGATTTCATCTatggcttctttttttcttgactcTATACGATattcattcgaaatctactattcaGTATTCCCACACCACTACTTTACATGGAACACAACGCTTCTCTGCTTCAATGGTTGCTTTAGGTCATATGATGTGCGATTTGAGAGGTGTGTTCGCCGCACGTAATAAAAACCATTGACCATCTGCGCGTATGGAAGTTTCATTTATTGTCTTGGTATTTCAttgcggcggcagtgaaatttatATTTAAATCGTGTAATAAACttatttcgttatattgaagttcattatatcgaggtcgAACTATATTCTAACATTCATGATTCAATTCAACCCCTAATTGAAACAACACGCACTTCTGCTTATGTACCGATCTTCGAGACATTAAGAAATCATACATGCCAGGTCAGAAAATTAAACAACGCGACAGATGCTTCTGTTTTCACAGTTCCTGCCACGTAGAAATTATGTTGGCGAGTTGACCAAAGCACAAATTTTGCAGTGTTTGATTGGCGAAGTGGTAGGAGCACTGAAGGTTTGTTTTGAAGATACCTCCCGCCAACGTGCGCGGAGGCTGCCGGTAGAGGCGGCGTTCTCATTACTGTGTATTAAAGAGTTTAATAAACTTTTGATGTTTTGCATGTTCGCACATCACTACCTTGACGCCTATGCTGCATTGGCACACAACAAAGTGACTCACCAGAGGGAGCTCGTGAGCAAAGGCAGGACAGCATCCACAGGCTCCGTGCAGCCCTCGAGAGAAGGCCACAGTGGCTGCTGACTGTCGGCCAGTTCACCTTCGTCCATCTCTGGCTCCTGCAGCCACATATTAGTATGGGTCATTAGGGCTCTCAAGCTGGTCATCACAGGAAGAGCAGaagacaacacggacacgacctcTGTTTCGATTAGCAAGGGCACTGCCATCCTGGTCTGTTACACAATTTCTCGGACTTGTGCGAAGAGATGTCAAATTAACATGATCGGGTGCCGGGGATTTTTCGAAGTGCAACAAATTAAATTTGTCAAAGTAACAAATTTTCGGGCTTTAAGTTCAAATGCATTTGTCGGCAATATGTTGCGGAAATTTAAAGTTTTTAATCTTAAAGTTCAAATAAAAATTTACTTACGCCAATGCATAACTTTAATTAGAATAATTAGTGTAAAGATAATTAGCAAGATGGCTTTTTAGTCACGTCCCTTAAAGACACTTCGTAATCAACATCAAAGCCCTCAGAATTAGGATTCATATGAAGTGTTGAATTTTCACACAAAACATGCAGGCTTTTTGCGATGGTAGACCACGTTGGAAAACAAAAGTGTGAGCAAAACTGACAGTCATAAGCTTTGTTGCACCATCTGTCATATAAAAACAAAGCCTACCACAAAATTTTAGTTTACCCAACTTCCAAGTAGATGGTGAAACCAGTCTATGAGTGTTTCACGTTCATGAATTATTTTAAACACAGCTGGTGTGTATCAGCAGCCAGGCAAGTACAGATGACATCAGTTATTTCGACCCTGATGGGACTGATGAGCTTGGTCGAATCAACTTTCCCTTACTGTGCAGGCAAAATGGCGGCACCACAGTCATTTCCAATGTGGGCACAACAATGATGGgcctgatgatgatgtgtgtgaGGATGGGAACTTGAGTTTGCAGGAGATATTTCCTCGCAGTAAAACCTTACAAGATGGTAAAAATCCATGCAGCACATGGTGAATCCAggaaagttggcaggtatgtgaTATTAAGCGCTACATTCCAATCACAGAGCCGTACACCTAAACAAGGCTGCTTCTGTTAGTGATTTTAGCTAAAATGCCTGCTTTTGTGACACTATACACTAGAACCACGGTGATACGAATGCAGCACGGATCCACGTTGGATATCGGCGTATAACCAAAAATGTGTATCATCATAGaatacacaaaatcaagaaaaaatgatTTGTAGCAGAACAAAATTCTAATAGTGGAACCGCGTTGATacgttcctcgctgctgcgtttttccCAGCTGCTACGTCGCATGTTTGCGGTCCTGACCTAATCCTACatgacttccatgtattaagttcccTTGACACATCGCCAATCTGTAATTTTTCTGCATTTTAGGTTGCCGTTAGAATGTGGTGGTCACGTactttagcggtgcagccagcatGTACGTTGCAAATAGTGACCGgtgcgttgcaacaagcgaccggcacgtggCCAATACGGCGTGGcacatatcttgaaagcgatctgcaatgtgcgcaaagtgcgtgcccgtgcgggcctcatcttcaaaatgatctgcgatgttgacaaagtgtgcCTACTGCCAGATAGCCtagtatgtgctgtgctttcaacatttagttcgcgttgacgcgaggAGACAGCGGAACAtatattcgctcgctgctgctgcggcccttcctcactgcagcgtttttgacagcgagttcccgcggtgatcgagcgaaatgtgttcgTGTTTAACTGTgcacgtgtgacaccgtgcttgttaatttaggtagtaagcgaatgtttacaagtttatatggccgataaaactactagccttacttcgtacagctgtctactaggTGAAGcaatcgttgcttcacctttcaggcaaaactgctaatttttttctctcccccTTGAAAAACAGTTTACTACCTCTgtacgttttcttcttgcccaactCGACAGCGATTGCCTTGGAAGGCGTGAACGTGTGCGCACGTGATCTCCTGAATCTTTTAGCCGCCGTGGCTACTGCCGCGGTCGCCGTTGCTGCAGTGGTTCCTCATCTTTTGCGCTGGTCAAAGCATCAACTAGGCTGTGATGCGGTCCGGTCCACTCGACGGGggaaccaatgagagattgcgcagcctcGTGACGTGGCCGGTGCTTGGTGACTTTGGATCTCGCTGTGCCGGCATGTCTGTGCTGGTCACTCAGCTGGCTCAGCTGCTGCTGCCGTATTGCTCACGCGTTGTATGATTCGCAGCAGTGCGGCAAGACGTTCGTAAAAGCCGATGTTTTTCGTATTAAGAGCAGTGTATTGCAGCCGTGGAATTTCACAAATTTGTATCATACCGCAATTCTTACCAGCCGTGATCATATCAGCGGGGTTTTACTGTAAGTGGCAGCCTGAGCATTTCAACTGTATACTTGTCAGCAAGATTTTTAAATGTTCATTCCAAACTAGGCTTGCGCAAAATATTCGGCATTTTGGAAATATGCCATTCGATATATGCTTTGGGTCAAATTTCAGTATGCAGCATTCGAAACTTGAGAATATCAATTTAAAAACATGTATATTCATCAATTCAGCAAGCAAAGTATGAAGCCACAAACCCTACTCACAGCCAAAACAAGTCAAAGACAAAGCATTCATTTACAGTCGCCGATCAATTTTTTAAAACCTGTTTGATTATTCGCACATCCCTACAACACTGCCACATCCTATTGAACTAATGCAGTACAAGACGATGACCGAAGTTTTGAACACACACAGCATTTCGCTCAAATTTTAGGACTGGAAGAAAGTTGGCACCCCCCCCATTCAGGTTGAGTCCTGCACTCTCACTCATGTTGGAGAGAAGATTTCTCAGGTCTCCGAGAGCCATGCAGCCATTGCGAATAAACCTATACTGACATGGAAACAAACCGCAAGTTTAGTTGTCGACACACAACAAAGCAGCCTTGGATAGACCTAACAATCAAGGCAGTGGGGCCACTGACCTGTGCGGTGGAGAGCAGAAAATCGTCACGAGAAGCTTGCCACTTATCGAATGGCTCATCGGTCATCGGACCTGAGATCATGCgcacaatccgccttttgcattgcgctgtggcgccaccttagtgggctccgcgagaaactatgtacggcgtcgggggcCCCGCAGGAcacagaggcacgctgcaagaagcgagctgaaatggttttgtgcatttgtcagtcgttgtaattttcgttttgtgtgagtggccgcttgttgcacaggatgcctaggccggcaatgactctggtgcgactacAACCGCAAGTTGttgaaatatgatgacgggatgtgcctctgaacgaatacattgcaccgtaacgcgattgacacaccgcctacgcttgtatccctgttattcatatttattcgtaccggaatatgagtccaaacatgcttcggaagttgaaatgcacgaacgtgagcactcgccagatGCCCACATCAAGTTAAGGCTGGGGTCGATTCcactcagcggaggttagccgtatcgtatatagcagcagagttcatgcatttgccactgttagacctgcactgaatgtacgctaataggatgataaaaactgcttttatagccgAGTCTTGACcaagtggccatagctctttgaaggggccacactgcgcccagagtatttatgcaacgcaagaacggcgcatttgtttacatctggcacgcgtacggccaccgctcgctgttagCTTCAAGCACAGTAGAAACCGTGcacgctcacacgaaataatgaggaaatgttcaaaggcATATATGAACActctcatgcacatatcagaagcgatcacacctGAGACGAGAAGGccatgaacgtcccgggcacatcgaaaacggtgACAATGACCACCTAGCCACACTGACACGCggaaaatgccgatgcccgctgtactcgcgtggcaacgatgCGGTGTTGTTGCTACAATGCAgcatcgaaagggccatcacttgttgcctgtttagcataagaggcaaactgtgttttcgatAACTACTaaggcagcataaaaatacactatCCGTAATTGCACCTCATTCATGGAAGCGCccgcgactgcgaccgacagcctcgtttcaagaacggtgcctgtaccgcggtattagcactgcgtCGTTACGCCGCTTCCCACTCCGGTGTGTGCAttgtactatgctaagagtggttcacttcaagtcggtaaggtcagtaccgaactatataagcagtttccttcgtcctactCGCTTAttctatatttcaggtccgccggtagcggacgaactcgtaggctgtgttaggcgtaatgaagctgcctgaacgagatcgacaccgcccCAAAATTGATGTGGATggctgtaaagggctggaaatcgtgcatatcagtgtcggaagcacgtttcaactcaatttgagcgtcaataaatacatacacgagcgcatttgcggcaatattcacgttgtcggtgcgatgctctcactcagcggccgctcgcacggcgatcagcacactggttttgtcggcgtcgtcggcacggaagcttatcacactacaatcactcgctgtcgtcgaTCGCGTCGTctgtcgcttcttcgtcatatacttgtatgacaatataggtctcccactggcacagtatcaccACTACAGCCAGCCGAGCgatggcgccggcgtgaggtcgacttctgaccgacatcagtgtcgtgtcggcatatattgtgatgtaccggacgttaaccgaatatcgctgtgaacagctgaagtttctactgaaacacagcgcaaataccgtgTCGTCtaccggcacagcgccgacaataaagagtcgcgtgctcgacggctatgctgcatacgcgtgcgtcgtcagctgcacgaaccaccaacgccgtacaaaacgtttttcggcgctcgccgcatGCACACTTGGGACATGCAAAAGGCAGATTGAGGGCCGCAGCAGTGGCATTCAGGTCCACTGTTGAGATCAGTTAGGCACACAGGCTCCTCTGTGTGCCTGGACTGGAGGAACATGCTAAGCTTGCAAGTATGCACACAGCCTTGAGCTGAATTTGCAACAAAGCCTAAAATGCTGGCGTCCACAGTCAAGATCACACTTTGCAGCAGTGCGGTGCCGCATGATGCACATTAGGCCGCACAATAGGTAAGTGCGAAACGCTCCTGCGGTCTTGACAACCACAAAATTTCAGTAGGCTGAACTACAACAACCAGCAAAAGTCCGTAAATGAATTCTCTGTAGTGATggctttgtaaaaaaatgaactATCTGAATAACAGCACttcagaaaaaataaagaaaaaaataaaaagaacaaattCCTGAGATTATTCTTTTTAGATAAGTGAACTTCTCGCTGTTGTCTCAAGGCCTTATGCAAATCCTACAactatacagtagacttccgttaactCGACTGTTTAATTAGAATTTTCGGTTAATGAGATTCTGGCCAAAAGCAGCAGCTGGCCCCCATGCATTTCTGAGGGCCCAAATTTCAATTTTTTCGGTCCTCAAATTGGCCTTTGCCGGATgatttgaacttgaccagtcagcacatAGCACCTGAACCCTATGGTGACCCTAATAGTGACCCCTTTAGTGTCAGCGTGTGTTGCGATGAAGCTTCGGGGACAGTGACATATCATCTCCCTTCAAAAACACCGATTCgcagcctgccctaggaagatttttaaGCCATAATTGCAGCTAACAATATCTGATTACGGAATTTACCGAATTCTAACAGTCTTAGTTTTTTCCAAGAAAATTTGCCCTAAGATTGTCTGCGCAGTGTAATTCGGCACGATGCCAACACCTCCTTCGCGGCGGTCGGATGCTCTACCACATATAACGGATGTACTGTGGCGAAACTATCCTTATAAAGCCGTGCGGCAAAGCCGACTTTAGGAAACTGGCAGCCGTTTAAGCAACACGTATTAGACccttgcccttttttttttgctaagtatTCGAGTGCACGTTAGCAAGTGGTCGGGAAATGCGGTGTATGGGAGGCGACGTTCTCAGTGTTGTGATGGTGCAAGTCCCCCTGACAGgatttctactttggacacacatAAAGCGCGCGCACGTTTGATTTAGCGGCATGTTAGGATTAGAAAAATACTGCCaaatggcattttttttcttcatcttgcTAAATTTGACTCGCCAGATAATGCGATCAACTTCATCGGTCCTGTAATTGTCGAATTAACGAAGTTGACTGTATCCAAATTATTCAGTTAGAAAAAAATTTGACTATTTATTATTTCCTTAGACTTCgtttagagtaaaaaaaaaaaaatattcacacaCGCCTATTCGAAACATGTTAGCCTGTATAATTTATTGTTGCAACATCAAACCTCGACTTGTTCAAAGTTCTTGCTTCAAGTTTTTATTTGCAAATGTGGCTAGTAGATAATACCTTCTTCTTATTAACTACTAACCTCGTACAGGGCTCGGGAGAAGCGTGCTTTGCGGGGCCCTATCTCGTATTCGCCTTGCACGGGAGGATCGGCAAACGAGACATGCCTGCCAGATGGCACCTGCTGTGAATAAACAAGggcaagacatattattatcaCTCATAGATACTATGGACACGAGACCCATGCAGAGAGGGCAAAATTAAACAAATAAGAACAATGCAAAATACATGTGAAGGCACAAAATGTGCGAATACAAATGTCATGAGGCGAAATGATTGCATCAGCAATGGTGTGTGGAAAAATATATTAGTGCGGGCAAAATAGTTTTGATGCATTTTGATGATTGTGGCTAGTTGGTCTTGTCCTTAGTGGATTTATATACGTTGAAGGGTCGAGCGCTAGTCCGTTATTGAGTAGCTGTTACTGAGTACTAGTTGAGTAATAGTGTTGCTGAGTCACTGCTATGTGATGGCATAGTGAAAGGGAATCCTTGGATGAGGAAACAGCCCCAACAAAAAGATGATAAAGAAACTGCTTACACCACTTGTTTCCTTTAGACCAGGCAGGTACAGTAAATCCTCATTATAACAAGGTAACTGAGTCGGCAAGGAAATTCAATATTAGCGGTAGTTAGATAAAACAGTGGTGAAACAGCCATTGCCCTGaatcaaaatgaaactactgtttgctacaaccgctgcagacgaaacTACAGTCACTACTGATGCAGTCATGGACAGCGACAATGCAGTGTTATATGtggcggtaaatgcaagaatcaaggctataaaggcacaaataccgtatttactcgtttGTAACGAGTTTTTAAAAGATTTTTGCTACCCGAAGTCGATCCttgcgttacaatcgaataccgaaattcaagcTGTCTGAAAAGTGcaacgtgcgagtgaaagcacgtgagggacgtgtgctatcacggagagcgaacgcacggcggagagcaaacgcggcgtctTCCGTTGTGCAAAAgcccgtggggggatgggagggagggagcggaggcaacgtttagctgcggcaccaaatgcttgtCTTGCGACCGGgaaaggggaactggcgactcaatctcccacgcgaaaggaggaaagccggaaggcagcgcggtagggagggggtgcggcttccaCTCTGCTGGCTACTGCGTACTTGTAATTTGCGCGGCTCCGGgctgttgcgcgcaccgtatcttgaaagcgatggcgacacggctcttacctttgtatgcgctgtgctttcatcgctcagtttccgctga
This window encodes:
- the LOC119435116 gene encoding uncharacterized protein LOC119435116, whose amino-acid sequence is MLDAAMRNVGSSPSRHAANAPVAPQPADGVSAGPLPSILKRRPPTEEGSPQGSPQRAKQVPSGRHVSFADPPVQGEYEIGPRKARFSRALYEEPEMDEGELADSQQPLWPSLEGCTEPVDAVLPLLTSSL